The nucleotide sequence CGTCATCTATACGCCAGCCAGCCTTTAAGGCACCGCTAACACCTACTGGCTCCTTGAGGGTTACTAGGAAACGGGCGTAATCGTAGTCTTCCTCCCGCCCTTCAAATATTACTTTAACCTTTAACCCTAGCTTATCAAGCTCCCCATCCAGCAGTTGAATGATCTTTAAGTAGTTCCTACCGAGTAGCCTTTTAAGCTCCCAACCCTTAACCCCGGGCTTCCTATGCCTTTGAAATAGGAGTATTTGCGCCGCCTTCCTCACTTTACCTCGATAGGAGGCCTCTTCAACCGCCATCCTTAACCGCCTCAACCGGGATCGGTATGGATTTAACCCTTTCAAGCTTAGGGCTCGGCTCGCTAGGCGTTAAGTAGTATTGGCCGGTTACAGGATCCAGTTCGAGGTCTGCGTATCCATAGGTTACTAGGAAGCTGGTGATGTAGGCTCGTAAAACCGTCTCCCCGTAATCCTTCCCAGATATAAACTCTAAGTAGGGTATCTTGCCTTTAACGTCGGCCTCCCTCTTAAGCTTGGACTTAAACTCCGCTATGAAGTCGTTGAAGGACCCTTTAAGCGCTAGCTTACTACTTATAAGCTCGTCTAAGGAGGTTAGCTCCACGCCTTCAACCGGTTTAGGTAGCCCCTTCCACCTACCTTTAAGCCTAGGTAGCCTATTCCAATAGGCGATCGCAGCCTCTAAAGCCTCCTTAGTAATCTCCGAGAAGCAGGCTATAGGGTGCCAAGACCCGGTGAACGCCTTAACGAGGCCCTTAACCTCGGCTCCCCGAATCCTCCATTCCACTAGGGAGGGATCCACGTATAGCTTAGACGTCCTATCCTTAACCCAGTCGCTTTGAAGCTTAACAACCTTGGAAACGCCGTGAATAGCCTTCGCGTCTAGGAGGTAATCGTCGAAGGCTATAAGCCCATCGAGCCCCGACTTAAGCTCTTTAAGGGCCTTCGGCACGTCGAGCATGAAGGGGTCAAGCCTCCCCTTCTCTATCGCCCTACAGGTTTCAACTATCCCCTTCACCCTTCGCTTCCAACCCTTCACCGTTTAACCCTCCCAATGAGGCTAAACCGTAAGCCGCCGGATTAATCTACTTAAAGCTCCCCATATATAGCGATTCCCTTATAGCTACAACATACGTATTTCGAAGCTTAACACCATCAACCTGTACTTCCACTCAAAAACTCCGATGGAAATAAAGGTTACGTAACTAATACTTCCACTCCAGTTTTCCAGCGAGCTGTTGTAAAACTCCATTACTTAAGTTAATCGGTAAAGCATTCGTTAAGTGTTTTACAATGGCTTCTTTGTCCGAATTTAGCAACAGGCTTACTATTCCTAAGACCATGGACTCCTTTAAAGTTAGCGTGCAAGCCCTAGAAGCTTCTTAACCTTTCCCTCGTAACCCTGCTTTAACAACCTTTGCATGGCGAAGTAGTTGTTTAAAAGCTTTTTAACTTCACTTTTGAAATACCTCTTACGCTTTGAACCACCACTACGTGCGCGCCGGTCTTTAAGGGTAATATTGGGCTCGGCGTTATAACTAGGAGCTGTGAAGAAGTATCGGTGCTAACGGCGTTTACCATGGCCTCCGTTACCAGTTCCCTATTCCTAGCGTCCATATGGACGTCGAACTCGTCAACAGCCCTAAAGGGCGATTTAATAAACCCTTGGAGGGCCAATAGGAACGCTATTACAGCTACCGCGCGTTCACCACCGCTTTGCGTATAGCCATCAAGTAGGCGCGGCTCCTCACCCTTAAACCCTACTAGGAGTTCCAATCCAGCCTCATCCACGTTAAAGGGGTTCAACAATCTAACATTACCCACCGCTCCAACCCTCGATAATAGCTCTCGATATGCCGGGTTAACGGCGTCTATAACGCTTTGAATAGCCTTCCGCCAAGTAGCGCTCCTAGCCTCAATCTCCTCAGCTAGTAACCGCCTATTTTCAAGCAGTTTAGTGGCCTTCTCCTTTAACTCCTCGTACGTCTTTAGGTAGGACTTATATACTTTCTCAGCCTCCTCCGATACGGGGCCTAAGGCTTCAAGCTTAGCCTTCGACACCTTAAGCTCTTCGAGTACTAATTGTGCATCTCTAACCTCGGAGGGCCGTAAGCCTAGCTTCTCAGCTTCGCCTACTAGGGCCGTGTACTCCTTAACCTCCCGTTCAACCGTTCTACGTAGATCCTTTAACTCCTCTTCAACCTCTTCGCGTTGATAGGCTACTAACTCCCTCCTAGCCTTATTGGCCGCGTAGCTCTCGATAAGCTCCGTTAGCTTCACCTCTAAGGCGTCGACTTCGGCTTTAAGCTTAGCCACCCTTGAAGCGTACTCCTCGATTGAGGCTTCCACGCCTTCAGCTAAACGTTTAGAGGCCTGCTTTAACCGTTCGGCTTCAATGAGCCTACGCCCTACTTCGTACTCGACCAGCTTGTAGAAGGACTCCTTAAGCTTAACCCTAGTCGAGGATAAACGCTCCCTACTCTTAACGACTTCGCCATCCAGCTTCTCCAGCTTCTCCAAGAGTAGTTTAACCCTCTCCTCCTTACGCTGTAGGAGGGCTTGAAGCGATTTAACCCTCTCCTCCTTACCTAAGGCCTTCGACCAGGCTAGTTCAAGCTCCAACCCGTTAATCCTAGCCTTCAACTCCATTACCGTTGAAAGCTTCTCGTATTCCTCCTTCCAATAGTTTAAGGTTTCCTCCGCCTTAGCCATTAAGGCTTGAACCTCGCGTTCCTCGCTTAAAACCTTAGCTAGCTTATCCTTAGACTCCTGAAGCTTAAGGCGGTACTCGGAGAAGCCTATGGCGTCTTCAAGCATTCGAAGCTTACTTTGAGGGTTTAAAACTATGAACTCCTCCACCATCCCCTGATGCATAACTATCAACATATTGTTCGGGTTAAGCCCTACACCCTTAAGCATCTCCTCAACCTCGGCCTTACTCACTTCGCGACCGTTAACCTCAAACCAGTAGGTTCCGTCGCGCCTTATGTAACGCGACAGCCTAACAGTGTTCGCATGGATGCTTGGAAAGGGCCTTTTACCGGTTGACGTAGGCGCGTTATCGAAACTTATCGATACGCGGGCTATATCCTTACCCCACCTTACGAGGTCCGCTAACCTACGGGATCGCTCCGTATACGCTTGACCCATAGCCACCGATATACCGAGTAGAATACTCGACTTACCCGCTCCATTAGGGCCGCAGACAACGTTTAACCCAGGCTTTAACGGTATCCTAGCGTACTCGTAGCTCATAAAGTTCTCCAGCGTAACATCCCTTAATAGCAAGGCTAACCCTACACTCCATACCTACGCTAACGGTATTCGCCGGGAGGACTTAATACTTACCCTCCCCCATTAAACCCTCCTCCAAGGGCATCCACGGTGTTCATAGGTTGGCTTCACCTAGAAGCATGCCTCCAACCGTTATCCCTACGCCCCATCCACCGTTTAAGGCCCTCGCCATACGTACACCGATCAATGGTGTTACTTTTTTCCCTTTTAGTAAGACTTATATTCTCGATTTCATAAGAGAGTAGGGTCGCTATATGAAGGGCGCTAAGTACGTTAGCATAGTCGCGATGTTTACAGCATTCATCTCAATTTGTGGTATTGTAGCCCATACGATGCCGTGGATTGGCCACCCTACGATAGGAGCCATCTTAATAACTTTCCTATATTCAACCGCGTTCAGCGTGATGGGTAAACTTGGAACTACGACGAATATTGGATTACTTGTAGGGGTCGTGAACAGTTTCGTGTTTGGCTTATTACTATCCATTCCCGTACATCTCGTTAGAGGCGCTACTTTTAACCTATTCCTCCTAATAACCCGTCATAGGTTACGCTGTAAGAAGCATGCCATCACGTCCTCCATGCTTTCGTTTTACCTAACGATGATCGTGATATACGCGCTTCTCATTCCACGGTTTATTTCTTGTTTTTCCTGGCTCATAATGGTAGGCGTGCCGAGCGTCCTTTTAACGATTCTAGGAGGCTTGCTTACGTTAAGGTATAAGGAGAAGTTTCAACAGCTTTGGAGGGCGATGAGGTGAATAAGTGTAGGATAACTATGGTTGGCTATC is from Candidatus Nezhaarchaeales archaeon and encodes:
- a CDS encoding AAA family ATPase; its protein translation is MLLRDVTLENFMSYEYARIPLKPGLNVVCGPNGAGKSSILLGISVAMGQAYTERSRRLADLVRWGKDIARVSISFDNAPTSTGKRPFPSIHANTVRLSRYIRRDGTYWFEVNGREVSKAEVEEMLKGVGLNPNNMLIVMHQGMVEEFIVLNPQSKLRMLEDAIGFSEYRLKLQESKDKLAKVLSEEREVQALMAKAEETLNYWKEEYEKLSTVMELKARINGLELELAWSKALGKEERVKSLQALLQRKEERVKLLLEKLEKLDGEVVKSRERLSSTRVKLKESFYKLVEYEVGRRLIEAERLKQASKRLAEGVEASIEEYASRVAKLKAEVDALEVKLTELIESYAANKARRELVAYQREEVEEELKDLRRTVEREVKEYTALVGEAEKLGLRPSEVRDAQLVLEELKVSKAKLEALGPVSEEAEKVYKSYLKTYEELKEKATKLLENRRLLAEEIEARSATWRKAIQSVIDAVNPAYRELLSRVGAVGNVRLLNPFNVDEAGLELLVGFKGEEPRLLDGYTQSGGERAVAVIAFLLALQGFIKSPFRAVDEFDVHMDARNRELVTEAMVNAVSTDTSSQLLVITPSPILPLKTGAHVVVVQSVRGISKVKLKSF